From Thermodesulfovibrionales bacterium, one genomic window encodes:
- a CDS encoding thermonuclease family protein — translation MRLRGPSLFTIIFILAGLCIGDSSRASRDHGSNTAFQDGVAAQVMKIHDGDTLSVRIGGKTEKIRLIGIDAPEVGQRPWGEKAKRHLADLIGASDITIVTDVRKRDRYGRLLAYVWSTAGRLVNLEMVRDGYAVIYTVPPNVRHVDQLRAAQREAREKKRGIWAAGGLLESPRDYRAGHPR, via the coding sequence ATGAGACTTCGGGGTCCATCGCTCTTTACCATCATCTTCATCCTTGCAGGGCTCTGCATCGGTGATAGTTCGCGCGCAAGCAGGGACCATGGGAGCAATACGGCGTTTCAGGATGGGGTAGCCGCCCAGGTCATGAAGATCCATGACGGAGATACGCTCAGTGTCAGGATTGGCGGCAAGACCGAGAAGATCAGATTGATAGGAATCGATGCTCCTGAGGTCGGCCAGAGACCTTGGGGAGAAAAGGCGAAGAGGCACCTCGCCGATCTCATAGGCGCCTCTGACATAACCATTGTGACCGATGTCAGAAAGAGAGACAGATATGGCCGTCTCCTTGCATATGTCTGGTCAACTGCAGGAAGATTGGTGAATCTTGAGATGGTAAGGGACGGCTATGCTGTCATCTATACTGTTCCACCGAATGTCAGGCATGTTGACCAGCTGAGGGCCGCGCAGAGGGAGGCAAGAGAGAAGAAGAGGGGCATATGGGCAGCAGGAGGACTCCTGGAGTCGCCCCGGGATTACAGGGCGGGACATCCCAGATGA
- the dapA gene encoding 4-hydroxy-tetrahydrodipicolinate synthase, with protein MFKGSIVAIVTPFRNGKIDERALGELIDWHISSGTNAIVPCGTTGESATLDYEEHYRVIEMTVNAVNRRVPVIAGTGANGTDETIMITRKAKELGADAALLVSPYYNKPTQEGLYRHYKAVAQAVDIPIVLYNVPGRTAVNILPPTVARLREIPNIVAIKEATGDMKQVSEVIRLCGESMTVLSGDDFTTLPLMALGGKGVISVSANVAPREVSEMCRLWAGGRHEEARALHYRLEPVNGAMFIETNPIPAKTALAMMGKIQEEFRLPLCEMSDANKEKLRKTLKDFGLL; from the coding sequence ATGTTCAAAGGATCTATCGTAGCAATCGTCACACCGTTCAGGAACGGAAAGATCGATGAGAGGGCCCTGGGAGAACTTATCGATTGGCATATCTCGAGCGGTACGAACGCCATCGTTCCCTGCGGCACAACCGGTGAATCTGCGACCCTTGATTACGAAGAGCATTACCGGGTCATCGAAATGACGGTCAACGCCGTGAACAGGCGCGTGCCTGTCATAGCCGGTACCGGTGCGAATGGCACTGACGAAACAATCATGATTACGAGAAAGGCGAAGGAACTTGGCGCCGATGCCGCCCTCCTTGTCTCTCCCTATTACAACAAACCCACGCAGGAGGGACTTTACCGTCATTACAAGGCCGTTGCTCAGGCGGTCGATATCCCGATCGTGCTTTACAATGTGCCGGGAAGAACGGCAGTGAACATACTGCCGCCTACGGTAGCCCGTCTCAGAGAGATACCGAATATCGTCGCCATAAAAGAGGCCACCGGCGATATGAAGCAGGTCAGCGAGGTCATAAGACTCTGCGGTGAGAGCATGACCGTCCTGTCGGGAGATGACTTCACCACCCTGCCGCTCATGGCGCTCGGCGGCAAAGGGGTCATCTCCGTCTCTGCAAACGTCGCACCCCGTGAGGTCTCAGAGATGTGCAGGCTCTGGGCAGGAGGTAGACACGAAGAAGCAAGGGCATTGCATTACCGTCTTGAGCCGGTCAATGGCGCAATGTTCATCGAAACCAATCCTATCCCTGCAAAGACAGCCCTGGCGATGATGGGAAAGATACAGGAAGAGTTTCGCCTTCCCCTCTGCGAGATGTCCGACGCCAACAAGGAAAAGCTCAGGAAGACGCTGAAAGATTTCGGACTCCTCTGA
- the dapF gene encoding diaminopimelate epimerase — MKLPFTKMEGLGNDFILVDCREFNPPDISALAQKLCHRRFGIGADQLLLLYPSERADFRMVIVNADGSEVEMCGNGIRCFAKYVWDKGLSDKRAIRVETLAGIIIPEQRDSLIRVDMGEPVLEPSKVPVEIPDYQPETLHSGERPMIIDYPLFIDDALFKITCVSMGNPHAVIVVDNVTTFPVAYYGPMIENHHFFPKRTNVEFIEIMSPSEIKMRVWERGAGETMACGTGASAVVVAASLKGLTARSVTVHLMGGDLFIEWSADNRVSMSGPAVEVFTGVFNFETRTES; from the coding sequence ATGAAACTGCCCTTCACAAAGATGGAGGGGCTGGGAAATGACTTCATCCTTGTCGATTGCAGGGAGTTCAATCCTCCGGATATCTCTGCCCTTGCACAGAAGCTCTGCCACAGAAGGTTCGGCATTGGTGCAGATCAACTCCTCCTCCTCTACCCGTCAGAGCGGGCCGATTTCAGGATGGTCATTGTCAACGCCGACGGCAGCGAGGTCGAGATGTGCGGCAACGGGATCAGATGCTTTGCGAAATACGTCTGGGACAAAGGACTGTCTGACAAGAGGGCGATCAGGGTCGAGACACTTGCGGGCATCATCATTCCCGAACAGAGGGATAGTCTCATAAGAGTCGATATGGGTGAACCCGTGCTCGAACCCTCAAAGGTACCGGTGGAGATACCCGATTATCAGCCTGAAACCCTTCATTCGGGAGAGAGACCGATGATCATCGATTACCCTCTCTTCATCGATGACGCCCTTTTCAAGATCACCTGCGTTTCGATGGGCAACCCCCATGCCGTTATAGTCGTGGACAATGTGACCACCTTTCCTGTGGCATACTACGGTCCGATGATAGAAAATCATCACTTCTTTCCGAAGAGGACCAATGTGGAGTTTATCGAAATCATGAGTCCCTCTGAGATAAAGATGCGTGTTTGGGAGAGGGGAGCCGGCGAAACGATGGCCTGCGGCACCGGAGCGTCTGCCGTTGTTGTAGCAGCCAGCCTCAAGGGTCTCACTGCCAGAAGTGTCACCGTTCACCTCATGGGAGGGGACCTGTTCATTGAGTGGTCTGCTGACAATCGCGTCTCCATGTCAGGACCTGCTGTGGAGGTCTTCACGGGGGTCTTCAACTTTGAGACGAGGACTGAATCTTGA
- the lysA gene encoding diaminopimelate decarboxylase, translated as MHLFRYRNGELYAEEVAVRELAETYGTPLYVYSYNTLIRHFQAYRDAFDHLPNLICFALKANSNSAILRTIARLGGGADVVSGGELFRALKAGIPPKKIVYAGVGKREDEIRYALKSGILMFNVESGNELAEIDRIAGIMRLKAPIALRVNPDIDPQTHPYISTGLKKHKFGIPLEEALEYYKLADSLKNIDVVGIHKHIGSQITKVSPFVEALKKTLLLVDELQEHGIRISSVDIGGGLGITYKDEAPPVPRDLAKSLVPLLKGRKLTVIVEPGRSIVGNTGILVSKVLYLKERPDKTFVIVDAGMNDLMRPSLYDAYHHIEPVVRKRRKTFFADVVGPICESGDFLAKEREMPEMKQGEYLAVMSAGAYGFSMSSQYNSRPRAAEVMVNGKGHSVIRRRETHEDLIKGEVVPAFLEER; from the coding sequence ATGCACCTTTTTAGATACCGGAACGGAGAACTCTATGCCGAAGAAGTGGCGGTGAGGGAGCTTGCCGAAACGTATGGCACCCCTCTTTACGTCTATAGTTACAATACCCTTATAAGACATTTTCAGGCCTATCGTGATGCCTTTGATCATCTGCCCAATCTCATCTGCTTTGCGCTCAAGGCAAATTCGAATTCCGCGATACTCCGTACCATCGCCCGGCTGGGAGGTGGCGCGGACGTTGTATCAGGTGGAGAGTTATTCAGGGCCCTCAAGGCAGGGATACCGCCGAAGAAGATTGTCTATGCCGGCGTAGGCAAGAGAGAAGACGAGATACGGTATGCCCTCAAGTCCGGAATCTTGATGTTTAATGTGGAGTCCGGCAACGAACTCGCCGAGATCGACAGGATTGCGGGGATTATGAGGCTCAAGGCGCCTATCGCCCTCAGGGTCAATCCCGACATCGATCCTCAGACTCATCCCTATATATCCACGGGTCTCAAGAAACATAAATTCGGGATACCGCTTGAAGAAGCTCTTGAATACTATAAGCTTGCCGACAGCCTCAAGAATATTGACGTTGTCGGCATCCATAAACATATCGGGTCACAGATTACCAAGGTCTCTCCCTTTGTTGAGGCCCTGAAGAAGACCCTCCTCCTCGTTGATGAACTGCAGGAACATGGCATCCGGATATCCTCCGTTGACATCGGCGGAGGACTCGGTATCACATACAAGGATGAAGCCCCGCCGGTCCCCAGGGACCTCGCGAAGAGTCTTGTCCCCCTGCTCAAGGGCAGGAAACTCACGGTCATCGTGGAACCCGGCAGGTCGATCGTCGGCAATACAGGGATCCTTGTCTCCAAAGTGCTCTATCTGAAAGAGCGGCCTGATAAGACCTTTGTTATTGTCGATGCCGGGATGAACGATCTCATGAGACCTTCCCTCTATGACGCCTATCACCATATAGAGCCCGTTGTGAGGAAGAGGAGGAAGACCTTTTTCGCCGATGTCGTGGGGCCGATCTGCGAATCCGGCGATTTCCTCGCAAAGGAGCGGGAGATGCCCGAAATGAAACAGGGAGAATACCTTGCGGTGATGTCGGCCGGGGCCTATGGATTTTCGATGAGCTCACAGTATAACAGCAGGCCCCGTGCAGCAGAGGTGATGGTCAATGGCAAGGGACACTCCGTAATCCGCAGGCGAGAAACGCACGAGGACCTTATAAAGGGTGAGGTCGTCCCTGCCTTTTTGGAAGAACGATGA